One part of the Phragmites australis chromosome 3, lpPhrAust1.1, whole genome shotgun sequence genome encodes these proteins:
- the LOC133911584 gene encoding probable aquaporin TIP1-1 — protein MPIRNIAVGSHQEVYHAGALKAALAEFISTLIFVFAGQGSGMAFSKLTGGGAATPAGLISAAVAHAFALFVAVSVGANISGGHVNPAVTFGAFLGGNISLFRGLLYWIAQLLGSTVACFLLRFSTGGLATGTFGLTGISVWEALVLEIVMTFGLVYTVYATAIDPKKGSLGTIAPIAIGFIVGANILVGGAFDGASMNPAVSFGPALVSWSWDYQWVYWVGPLIGGGLAGLIYEVLFISQTHEQLPTTDY, from the exons ATGCCGATCAGGAATATCGCCGTGGGGAGCCACCAGGAGGTGTACCACGCGGGCGCCCTCAAGGCGGCGCTCGCCGAGTTCATCTCCACCCTCATCTTCGTCTTCGCCGGCCAGGGCTCCGGCATGGCCTTCA GCAAGCTGACCGGCGGCGGTGCGGCGACCCCTGCCGGGCTGATCTCCGCGGCGGTGGCTCACGCCTTCGCCCTGTTCGTGGCCGTGTCCGTGGGTGCCAACATCTCCGGCGGCCACGTGAACCCCGCCGTGACCTTCGGCGCCTTCCTGGGCGGCAACATCTCCCTGTTCCGCGGCCTCCTGTACTGGATCGCGCAGCTGCTGGGCTCCACCGTGGCGTGCTTCCTCCTCCGCTTCTCCACCGGCGGTCTCGCCACCGGCACCTTCGGCCTCACCGGCATCTCCGTGTGGGAGGCCCTGGTCCTTGAGATCGTGATGACCTTCGGCCTTGTGTACACGGTGTACGCCACCGCCATTGACCCCAAGAAGGGCAGCCTGGGCACCATCGCCCCCATCGCCATCGGCTTCATCGTGGGCGCCAACATCCTGGTCGGCGGCGCCTTCGACGGCGCGTCCATGAACCCCGCCGTGTCCTTCGGTCCCGCCCTCGTCAGCTGGTCCTGGGACTACCAGTGGGTCTACTGGGTTGGCCCACTCATCGGCGGTGGCCTCGCCGGTCTCATCTACGAGGTGCTCTTCATCTCCCAAACCCACGAGCAGCTCCCCACCACCGACTACTAA